A stretch of bacterium DNA encodes these proteins:
- a CDS encoding type II toxin-antitoxin system VapC family toxin, translating to MEIVTDTSVIIAVLTNETHKNKLIRLTSGADLIAPGSLHWEIANAFSAMFKRDRINLAQAKKAIDYYRKIPIRFIDVDFKNVLTIASKKQIYAYDAYFLECAKQRKAKLITLDGKLKSIASELNIETIEV from the coding sequence ATGGAAATAGTAACTGATACATCAGTAATTATTGCAGTTTTAACAAATGAAACTCATAAAAACAAACTAATAAGGTTAACGTCCGGAGCTGATTTAATCGCGCCTGGCTCACTGCATTGGGAAATAGCTAATGCATTTTCTGCTATGTTTAAAAGAGATAGGATTAATTTAGCCCAAGCAAAAAAGGCGATTGATTATTATCGAAAAATACCAATTCGTTTTATTGATGTTGATTTTAAAAATGTACTCACTATTGCATCAAAAAAACAAATTTACGCTTATGATGCCTATTTCCTTGAATGTGCAAAACAAAGGAAAGCAAAGCTTATTACACTTGATGGAAAGTTAAAATCAATCGCATCAGAGCTTAATATTGAAACAATTGAGGTATAA
- a CDS encoding DEAD/DEAH box helicase family protein — protein MAIHPDFPQSPYKILKPDIRWFPADEALRESSYEKLLPPLVHTIRKEIETWRNKSYEGATDTSKALLKWWFQTEHIIPKADGTTFKFQYYYAQREAVETIIYLTDVVKVKDKYNLMRFDSSGSVSANMFDEEWRRFVIKMATGAGKTKVLSLILAWCYFHKTYEEDSELARNFLVIAPNIIVLDRIRTDFDGLRIFFEDPVLPDNGFEGKNWQDDFQLTLHIQDDVNVTRKTGNIFLTNIHRVYASNDVEPTFEDDDLMDYFLGKRPTGRTTDSKVDLGDIVREIDELVVLNDEAHHIHDNRLAWFKSIEDIHNRLKQKEHFLSMQIDVTATPKHTNGAIFVQTVSDYPLVEAITQNVVKHPVLPDSASRAKLSERQSAIFTEKYADYINLGVIEWRKAYAENEKLGKKAILFLMTDDTKNGDEVAEYLERTYADLKDAVLVIHTKNNGEIAESNSGKSKEILEKLRKESNAIDSWDSPYKAIVSVLMLKEGWDVKNVTTIVGLRAYSAKSNILPEQTLGRGLRRMYPGSDIQEYVSVVGTDAFMDFVESIQSEGVELERSAMGEGAKPKAPIIVEVDNEKAEKDIDKLDIEIPVLTARIYREYKNLENLNPAEFGNEKIEYQKFSEEEQRRIVFRDITTGEITHSTFLDSAEITDYRSVIGYFSQTIMKDMRLVSGYDILYGKVKEFIQHHLFNGEIDIDNLNTLRNLSELEASKTIVETFKRFINDLTVQDKGSAEIRDYIKLRNTRPFVVKEQGYILPKKSIFNKIIGDSHLELEFAGFLENCDDVVSFAKNYFAVNFRIDYVNASGNISNYYPDFIIKTSNNEICIVETKGQEDLDVPLKMERLKQWCEDINKAQNKIKYDFVFVDEESFHKYKPKDFRSLMNGFKQYKE, from the coding sequence ATGGCAATACATCCCGATTTTCCACAGTCTCCATATAAGATATTAAAACCTGATATACGCTGGTTTCCTGCCGATGAGGCGCTTCGTGAAAGCAGTTACGAAAAACTTCTCCCCCCGCTAGTTCATACAATACGTAAAGAGATTGAAACATGGAGAAATAAAAGCTACGAAGGCGCAACAGATACAAGCAAGGCGCTGTTGAAATGGTGGTTCCAGACAGAGCATATTATCCCCAAGGCAGATGGGACAACTTTTAAGTTTCAATATTACTACGCCCAGCGTGAAGCTGTAGAAACAATTATCTATCTTACCGATGTTGTAAAAGTTAAAGATAAATATAATTTAATGCGCTTTGATTCATCAGGCAGTGTTTCCGCCAATATGTTTGATGAAGAATGGCGCAGATTTGTTATAAAAATGGCTACAGGTGCCGGAAAAACAAAAGTTTTAAGCCTTATTCTCGCATGGTGCTACTTTCATAAAACGTATGAGGAAGATTCTGAACTTGCCCGGAATTTTCTTGTTATCGCACCTAATATTATTGTGCTTGATAGGATCCGTACCGATTTTGACGGGTTAAGAATTTTCTTTGAAGATCCTGTTTTGCCGGATAATGGTTTTGAAGGCAAGAACTGGCAGGATGATTTTCAGCTGACACTGCATATTCAGGATGATGTAAATGTAACCCGAAAAACCGGTAATATTTTTCTTACCAATATCCACCGGGTTTATGCTTCCAATGATGTTGAGCCCACTTTTGAAGATGATGATTTAATGGACTATTTCCTCGGCAAGCGCCCTACAGGCCGGACAACAGATTCAAAAGTCGATCTCGGCGATATTGTAAGAGAGATAGATGAACTGGTTGTTCTAAATGACGAAGCGCACCATATCCATGACAACCGACTCGCGTGGTTTAAATCAATTGAGGACATTCATAACAGACTTAAGCAGAAAGAACATTTTTTATCCATGCAAATTGACGTAACCGCAACCCCAAAGCACACCAACGGAGCAATATTTGTTCAGACAGTTTCCGATTACCCGCTCGTTGAGGCTATTACGCAAAATGTGGTCAAACATCCGGTGTTACCCGATTCTGCCAGCCGTGCGAAATTGTCAGAAAGACAAAGTGCAATTTTTACGGAAAAATATGCGGATTATATAAACCTTGGTGTTATTGAGTGGCGCAAAGCCTATGCGGAAAATGAAAAACTCGGTAAAAAAGCAATTCTATTTTTAATGACCGATGACACTAAAAACGGCGATGAAGTTGCGGAATATCTTGAACGGACATACGCGGATTTGAAAGATGCAGTTCTTGTTATTCATACCAAAAATAATGGAGAAATAGCTGAATCAAACTCAGGGAAAAGCAAAGAAATCCTTGAAAAACTTCGTAAAGAATCAAATGCAATTGATAGTTGGGACAGCCCCTATAAAGCAATTGTTTCGGTTTTAATGCTCAAAGAAGGTTGGGATGTAAAAAACGTCACTACCATTGTCGGCCTTCGTGCTTATTCTGCCAAAAGTAATATTCTGCCGGAACAGACCCTTGGACGCGGACTGCGCAGGATGTATCCGGGTTCCGATATTCAGGAATATGTAAGTGTAGTGGGTACGGATGCTTTTATGGATTTTGTTGAATCCATACAGAGCGAAGGCGTGGAACTGGAACGTTCAGCAATGGGAGAAGGAGCAAAGCCCAAAGCGCCCATTATTGTTGAAGTGGATAATGAAAAAGCAGAAAAGGATATAGATAAACTTGATATCGAAATTCCTGTTTTGACAGCACGTATTTACAGGGAATACAAGAATCTTGAAAATCTTAATCCGGCAGAATTTGGGAATGAAAAAATAGAGTATCAGAAATTCAGTGAAGAAGAACAGCGGAGAATTGTTTTCAGAGATATTACAACAGGAGAAATCACGCATTCAACATTTCTTGATAGTGCCGAAATAACCGATTACAGAAGCGTTATAGGATATTTCTCTCAGACAATCATGAAAGATATGCGGCTGGTAAGCGGTTATGATATTCTTTACGGCAAAGTAAAAGAGTTTATTCAGCACCATCTTTTTAATGGGGAAATTGATATTGACAATCTCAACACGCTTCGCAACCTTTCGGAGCTTGAAGCAAGTAAAACCATTGTCGAAACATTTAAGAGATTTATTAACGATCTTACAGTACAGGATAAAGGCAGTGCAGAAATTCGGGATTACATAAAACTGAGAAATACACGCCCCTTTGTTGTAAAAGAGCAAGGCTACATATTGCCGAAAAAGAGCATCTTTAATAAAATTATCGGTGACAGCCATCTTGAACTGGAATTTGCCGGCTTTCTGGAAAATTGCGATGATGTGGTTTCCTTTGCAAAGAATTACTTTGCCGTAAATTTCAGAATTGATTATGTCAACGCAAGCGGTAACATATCAAACTACTATCCTGATTTTATTATTAAAACATCAAACAATGAAATTTGCATTGTTGAAACAAAAGGACAGGAAGACCTTGATGTACCCCTGAAAATGGAGCGCCTGAAACAATGGTGTGAAGATATAAATAAGGCACAGAACAAAATTAAATACGACTTTGTTTTTGTGGATGAAGAGAGCTTTCATAAATACAAGCCGAAAGATTTTAGAAGCTTGATGAACGGATTTAAGCAGTATAAAGAATAA
- a CDS encoding type II toxin-antitoxin system Phd/YefM family antitoxin, which produces MTIYTFSEARQKFASILNQAVIEGEVLVRRKDGSSFIIKPIERTESPLNVKGVNINISSDDIVDIMHEIRES; this is translated from the coding sequence ATGACTATATATACATTTTCAGAGGCAAGACAAAAATTTGCTTCAATTTTAAATCAGGCTGTAATTGAGGGTGAAGTACTGGTTCGGCGTAAAGATGGATCTTCATTTATTATAAAGCCAATTGAAAGAACAGAATCACCATTGAATGTGAAAGGTGTAAATATTAATATTTCAAGTGATGATATAGTTGATATCATGCATGAAATCAGGGAAAGTTAA
- a CDS encoding N-6 DNA methylase, whose protein sequence is MTKEQAYAKIAQLVERFREHVEEYKRIGYKEYQTRVDYINPFFKALGWDMDNEQGFAEAYREVIHEDKIKIGSSTKAPDYGFTLFGQRKFFVDAKKPAINIKSDIAPAYQVRRYGWSAKVPISIVTDFEEFSIYDCTTKPKPTDKASVARIKYITYDKYLEEFDFLWDVFAKENLPKGHFDKYVQSDTRKKGTATVDDEFLKSIEQWRTFLATNIALRNKSLNEDEINYAVQKIIDRIIFLRMCEDRGVEQYGGLKKAAEKGEIYRNLFAFYRMADDKYNSGLFDLKKDKITPAINVDNKVMKDIIKELYYPNCEYEFSVMPADILGSVYEQFLGKTIRLTMGHHAKIEEKPEVRKAGGVYYTPKYIVDYIVENTVGKLLEGKTPKQVEKIKICDPACGSGSFLIGAYQFLLDWHLKYYTNNPPKKKKDSPLTPDRNLTTAEKKRILLNNIYGVDIDTQAVEVTKLNMLLKALEGETQASISRQLSFFHGRILPNLNDNIKCGNSLIGSDFYDNQLGMFPEQMKKINAFDWEEGFPEIFKQGGFDAVIGNPPYFNINTVEKSSYKYFERKYKEIHTGYNDIMYYFVFKSISLLKKNAVCGLITSNYYLGNKYAELLRKFLSQHIIAIINFKDQMIFENVNIHTSIIFLEKESRDTKVEFFLPRKGKELNTQNLIDSFKKISLLRKKLTDDWVVAQKNELDLIERLQEHILLGDISTIEKGSTSGKNKIFTVSDEIIKKRKIEKALLRKNIKNGDIQKYNIKDRQQYLIYIDNKTNPKQYPNLYKYLLEHKVELSKRNEVKRGLYDWYRLERPRKKEIFDASEKLVVPYRASSNRFAYDNEQYFNDGGDVRVIVLNKNEKISIKYLLGILNSKLMNWFYEFIGKPKGNSREYFNEPLSKIPIIAINFTNNKAKEKHDQIVKLVDNLLQLNKQLQTTKLETQRRQIQRTIAHSEKKIDELVYELYGLSKKEIEIIESA, encoded by the coding sequence TTGACAAAAGAACAAGCGTATGCAAAAATAGCTCAACTTGTAGAACGATTCAGGGAACATGTTGAAGAATACAAGCGGATTGGATATAAGGAGTATCAGACACGGGTGGACTACATCAACCCGTTTTTCAAAGCACTCGGCTGGGACATGGACAATGAACAAGGATTTGCCGAAGCATATAGGGAAGTGATTCATGAGGATAAGATAAAAATAGGTTCCAGTACCAAGGCCCCTGACTATGGTTTTACACTTTTCGGCCAGCGAAAATTCTTTGTTGATGCAAAGAAGCCTGCAATTAATATTAAAAGCGACATTGCTCCGGCCTATCAAGTGAGGCGTTACGGGTGGAGTGCAAAAGTGCCTATTTCAATTGTTACGGACTTTGAAGAATTTTCCATTTACGACTGCACAACAAAGCCCAAACCAACAGACAAAGCATCGGTAGCCAGAATAAAGTATATCACTTACGATAAATATCTTGAAGAGTTTGATTTTCTTTGGGATGTTTTTGCCAAAGAGAATTTGCCCAAAGGCCATTTTGATAAGTACGTTCAAAGCGACACGAGAAAGAAAGGAACAGCAACTGTTGATGATGAATTCCTGAAGTCCATAGAGCAGTGGCGCACCTTTCTGGCAACTAACATCGCCTTGCGGAACAAATCACTCAATGAGGATGAAATTAACTATGCGGTTCAGAAAATTATTGACCGCATAATCTTCCTGCGTATGTGTGAGGACAGGGGTGTTGAGCAATATGGCGGACTGAAAAAAGCAGCGGAAAAAGGAGAGATATACAGGAACTTGTTTGCTTTTTACCGCATGGCAGACGACAAGTACAATTCGGGATTGTTTGACTTAAAAAAAGATAAAATCACGCCTGCTATCAATGTTGACAATAAGGTGATGAAAGATATCATTAAAGAACTTTATTATCCGAATTGCGAATACGAATTTTCCGTAATGCCTGCAGACATTCTCGGAAGCGTTTATGAGCAGTTTCTCGGCAAGACCATTCGGCTGACAATGGGACACCATGCTAAAATTGAAGAAAAACCGGAGGTGCGCAAAGCAGGAGGCGTTTATTACACTCCAAAGTATATTGTGGACTATATTGTGGAAAACACCGTGGGGAAACTATTAGAAGGAAAAACTCCCAAACAGGTTGAAAAAATAAAGATTTGCGACCCGGCCTGCGGTTCAGGTTCATTCCTGATTGGCGCATACCAGTTTCTACTTGACTGGCATTTGAAATACTATACAAACAATCCGCCCAAAAAGAAGAAAGACAGCCCCCTGACGCCTGACCGCAACCTGACCACAGCGGAAAAGAAAAGAATTTTGCTCAATAACATATATGGAGTTGATATTGACACACAAGCAGTTGAAGTAACCAAACTGAACATGTTGCTTAAAGCATTAGAAGGCGAAACACAGGCATCAATCAGCCGGCAGTTATCCTTTTTCCATGGAAGAATACTGCCAAATCTTAATGATAACATTAAATGCGGAAACTCGCTTATCGGCTCTGATTTTTATGACAACCAGCTTGGCATGTTCCCCGAGCAGATGAAGAAGATTAATGCTTTTGATTGGGAAGAGGGTTTCCCTGAAATTTTTAAGCAAGGCGGGTTTGATGCAGTGATTGGGAATCCGCCTTATTTCAACATAAATACAGTTGAAAAATCTTCTTACAAGTATTTTGAAAGAAAATACAAGGAGATACATACTGGTTACAATGACATTATGTATTACTTTGTATTTAAAAGTATATCATTGCTGAAAAAAAATGCAGTTTGCGGCTTGATAACCTCAAATTATTATTTAGGTAATAAATATGCAGAACTGTTAAGAAAATTCTTATCACAGCATATTATAGCTATTATAAACTTCAAAGACCAAATGATTTTTGAAAATGTAAATATTCATACTAGTATTATATTTTTAGAGAAAGAAAGCCGTGATACAAAGGTTGAGTTCTTTTTGCCAAGAAAAGGCAAAGAACTAAACACACAGAATCTAATAGATTCTTTTAAAAAAATATCACTCTTAAGAAAAAAATTAACAGATGATTGGGTTGTTGCTCAAAAAAATGAGTTGGACTTAATTGAACGACTTCAAGAACATATACTACTGGGAGATATTTCAACAATTGAAAAAGGTTCTACTTCCGGTAAGAATAAGATATTCACAGTTTCGGATGAAATAATTAAAAAGAGAAAAATTGAAAAAGCCTTGCTCAGAAAAAATATAAAAAATGGTGATATACAGAAATATAATATCAAAGATAGACAACAATACTTGATTTATATTGACAACAAAACGAATCCAAAACAATATCCAAATCTCTATAAATATCTCCTTGAACACAAAGTAGAGTTGTCAAAGCGAAATGAGGTAAAAAGAGGACTGTACGATTGGTACCGGCTTGAGCGCCCCAGAAAGAAAGAGATATTTGACGCTTCAGAGAAACTTGTTGTACCTTATAGGGCTTCATCTAACAGATTCGCTTATGATAACGAACAATATTTTAATGATGGTGGTGATGTTCGTGTAATTGTCCTTAATAAAAATGAAAAAATAAGTATTAAATATTTACTTGGAATATTGAACTCAAAACTAATGAATTGGTTTTATGAATTTATTGGAAAACCAAAAGGTAATTCAAGAGAGTATTTTAATGAACCACTGAGTAAAATTCCAATTATTGCAATCAATTTTACTAACAATAAGGCAAAAGAGAAACACGACCAAATCGTCAAACTTGTTGATAATCTCCTTCAATTAAACAAACAGTTACAAACTACCAAACTCGAAACCCAACGCCGGCAAATTCAGCGCACAATTGCCCATTCGGAGAAAAAGATAGACGAATTGGTTTATGAACTTTACGGGTTGAGTAAAAAGGAAATTGAGATAATTGAAAGCGCTTGA